In a single window of the Thunnus thynnus chromosome 9, fThuThy2.1, whole genome shotgun sequence genome:
- the rom1b gene encoding rod outer segment membrane protein 1b — MVLLKVKFTQQRRVRVAQGLWLLSWLAVMCGAFIFCLGVYLKTELLRRAEVMDNTEIHVVPNILMMVGLASIGTNWVASRVCQDSLDASRFPRWKVLLLAWYATAAVLCCMLIAVVVLSYALQGHLEESLKVGLRNGIRFYKDTDVPGRCFQKETIDRLQMEFRCCGNNNFRDWFEVQWVSNRYLDFTSKDVKDRIRSNVDGRFLLDGVPFSCCNPASPRPCLQYHLTDNAFHYNYEFQSEELNLYSRGCRQALVDYYMSLMNSTGPGVLSVILIQMSVLVSLRYLQTAVEGAMALEDPEGESEGYLMEKGMKETFEEVKVNVLTMLKFGQVDPGAEGSSEDADAEKSDEKAATPTPAS, encoded by the exons TGGCAGTGATGTGCGGGGCCTTCATCTTTTGTCTGGGGGTTTATCTCAAGACAGAGCTGCTCCGACGGGCCGAG GTGATGGATAACACAGAGATCCACGTGGTGCCCAACATCCTGATGATGGTGGGCCTGGCCTCCATAGGCACTAACTGGGTCGCCAGTCGAGTATGTCAGGACTCCCTGGACGCAAGCCGCTTCCCACGTTGGAAGGTTCTCCTGCTGGCCTGGTATGCCACAGCCGCAGTTCTCTGTTGTATGCTCATCGCCGTCGTGGTGCTCAGCTACGCCCTGCAAGGACACCTGGAGGAGTCTCTGAAG GTGGGCCTGAGGAATGGTATTCGTTTCTACAAGGACACAGACGTGCCGGGCCGTTGTTTTCAGAAAGAGACTATCGATCGTCTGCAGATGGAGTTTCGCTGTTGTGGAAACAACAACTTCAGGGATTGGTTTGAGGTTCAGTGGGTCAGCAACAGATATCTGGACTTCACTTCCAAGGATGTCAAAGA TCGTATCCGGAGTAACGTGGACGGGCGTTTCCTGTTGGATGGCGTTCCCTTTAGCTGCTGTAATCCCGCCTCTCCACGCCCCTGCCTGCAGTACCACCTGACAGACAATGCTTTCCACTACAACTATGAGTTCCAGTCAGAGGAACTCAACCTGTACAGCCGTGGCTGCAGGCAGGCTCTGGTCGACTACTACATGAGCTTGATGAATTCAACTGGTCCAGGTGTGCTGTCAGTCATCTTAATACAG ATGTCGGTGCTCGTGAGCCTGCGGTACCTGCAGACAGCTGTGGAAGGAGCCATGGCTCTGGAGGACCCAGAGGGCGAAAGTGAGGGTTATCTCATGGAGAAGGGCATGAAGGAAACCTTTGAGGAAGTCAAAGTCAACGTCCTCACCATGCTTAAGTTTGGGCAGGTTGACCCCGGCGCCGAAGGGTCCTCTGAGGATGCAGATGCAGAGAAGTCCGACGAGAAGGCTGCCACCCCTACTCCTGCCAGCTAG